The following DNA comes from Cryptococcus deuterogattii R265 chromosome 2, complete sequence.
CACTGAATCTCTCGGCGTTTCTCCTCACAACTACTACCTCTCTCGTCATCCTTGGGGTCATCCACGCTCTGTATTGACCCTTTTCTCGGACAAAGTTTTACCCAAAACAGTTGTCGACCAcgaaggagggaaagatcAAGAGAGAATCATCATCGGCAATGCTGGGAGTTTGAGATTTGATTTGGCAAGTTCTTTGTGAGCTTCAAAAACTAAGGCTTACAGTCAGTGCTTCAGTTCCAAGGGGTTTTCGATAGGAATGACGAACTTACGGTTTCCCCTTTGTTTGTCTATTTCCCCCAAAACCCCCCAAGATGATGCTAATGAGGAAGCAGCACCTCCTCGTTTTTATATACTCGTCTCCCGGCTTCACTAGCTCGAAACATCACAGACCAGATGAACCGCGCCGGTGCATCGAAACTCATGTCGACGTCGCCTGTGACGCCCtatgaggaggagcagcGTGTGAAGAGAATTCACGATAGGTGGATGTATGAGCAGTGGCAAGCTTATGAGCGTGAAATTACACAAGAGGGCGGAACTCAAAAGGTGATGGTAGACAAAGGGAAAGACAAGCCTAGAACTTTGGGGCACGTCACAAGGGATAAATGCCCCGGTACTGGCGATGATATCGCGCACATCCCTGGTATGTCCCAGCCACAGATCGTCGAGCAATCTGAACATTTCGCTGAGGTACGAGTCCTCAGTTCCGTTTTACCCTGACCAACCTGACTTTATATCTacccctttcccttccgtcgcggaagacgaagaaattGATGTTGTGTGCATGGATTTTGCATTGGATGATTTCTGTAAGAACACCCTCGGGTCTGCTTATGGGTGAAACTGACGATTGCCATTCCTTAGTGACTGCTGTCAACACCCTTGACCCTGCCCGCAATTTAGAGGCGGGCATGATGAAGCCGTATGCCAAAGGGCTACGTATCAATACTGTCTTCGGTAAATACGCCCAGAAATACTGGCGAGCTGGAACTCAAGAGTGAAATGGGTCGCCTTTATGTAGGATtagaaaggaagagaggcaTGCTATGCGTTTATGATCACGTGTCCACAATCCTACAATAATTCATAACATAGCTAATTACACTTGTTGTCCCACCGACTGTCCTCCTTGactcttttccatcaccCTAGCAACCACGCTGTGCAAcccctcccatcctttaatcatttctttctctttctcaatTAATCCATCTAAATACCTCTCCAAGGTCTCCTTGAATTCAAGGACTCGCTCACGCTCAAAGCGGACGAATTCAGTTTTAACAAGTTTGGTCAGGCGATCAAATTCGAGTGAAGCTTCACGTACGCGGCGCTCAGCCTACCGCCGAAGCTATATAAGCAAAGAGCATACTGCAGATCATATCGACACTCACCTCCATAATTTCTTTTAAGCTGCTTTGCACTCTGTCACCCAATTTCCCCGATACCCTAGCCTTCTCTCTTGCTGCCTTCATCCTGGCCACTTCcttatccttttcttgCCACACTTTCCAGCTGTCCACCCTAGCCGCAAAAGCGCTTCTCACCGACCCTATGAAACGTATATACTCGTCGGCGAGGTTAAGTAGCTCCCCTACTTCGGACTTTGCATGCCACTCTGCGTAATCTCTTTCACGAGCAACTAGACTCGACATTTGTGAAAGAGCGGCAGAGAGAGAAGCACCGAGATCAGATTCAGCTAAAGCGGTGAGAGATTCGGCATAATCGGCGAGGGAAACAGCAAGCTCGACCCGATGTTTAGAAGAAATCTCGATGGCTTTGCCAAGAGATTTGAGTTGGCTTTCAAGGGCCTCGAGGAAGGCTCTACGGCTATTGAACCATTCGTCTTGTTCGATAAATTTTGCACCAGTCCATCCCGCCAACAGTCCGCCTTTCTCAGTCGATGAGGTCTGAACAGCAATCTGGTGCTTACGTTCTTTGGATTCGTACGCAAAGTTGTCGCTCTCTAAAAAAAGGCGAAGGTCGGGGTCAAGTTGGAGGATTGGGTTACTGgtaatcttcttcaaacacCTTTCCAAGGCCAGGCGCCTCGTTTCAACAAACTGATCCTCAAACCTCCCCCAAGAATGCTTATCTGGCATCGGTGGTACGATGACGCCAGGGTTGTTGTGACTGAGCTGTTCGAAAAGCCAAAGGAAATCAGAGAATCGGCGGAGACAGGAAAATGTGGACTGTCGGTAGTGCGGGGATGAAGTGCGAGTACGAATGGTGTAGACCGTGTACCCACGTACTGGGTCACCTACACGCGTAGGGTCGGAAACTGATATCTCAAAATAGGGAAGTGCGGGGCGCTTGGTTGGCAGGCTAGGTGCAGTAGTAGAATCAGAGGAAGCGGAGGAGGCATACGGAGGTTCAGGCTCCAGTTTCGGTTGGGATGGGGTCGGTTCATCTGACCTATCGTCAGAGGGCAAGGTGGTACTCCCATCTAAACTAGCAAGTCCCGGTTCACCCCAGccactctcttcttcttcaccccaTGAAGCCATGGCTCCTGTAACAGATCCCGATGTCAGACCTAATGTGCGTTTGCCAAACAAACCATCATTATCGTCCTCATCCAAGGAACCCCAGCCCCTGCCTCCAAATCTGGTCGCGGTCGTGCTCACAGGAGTTTGTGACTCCTCTGGCTGCGGTGTATTCCAAGTAGATTTACTGGAGTGTGTCTGCTTAGGGGAAGGATCGCCAACGGACAGATCCTTGTACGATTCTTCAACAGAAGGGGCATCAAGGGGCGATACAGAAACGCGGTTCGATAGAGGCGTTGACAAAGTTACAGAGGATGCCtcgtccttttctttccctgcCTTCGTCTGTTCTTTTGCATGGATGGGCAAATTTTCTGTGGGAGGCACTGGTGTCGATTGCCGAGTGGCGATGGGAGTGGTAACAACagagattggaagaggaacgGACGTAGGAGAACGGGGCGTGCGAATGTTTGCCTTGGGAGTAGCTGGTGAAGGAGCGTCAATGGAAGTCTCTATAGATGCATCAGTATTCCTTCTGCTTTTCAGTTTCGTTCTGCTCCTTCCCACCTTGAGGTTGATGTTGGTCCAagtcctccttcttcctgtcttCCTCCAAAGCATTCTTGCCGGAAAGTAACAACTCTTCCACGCCTTTCGCCACTTTGTCAGCCTGCATATCATCCTTTAATGATTTCTGctttgtctcttcttcagagtctttcttcttcggacTGAATACATACGCCTTGGAGCGTTCGGATCCGACTTCGCGCTTCTCACGGGGCACTTGTGCACTCTTCTTGAAAGCTCTTTTAAGACTTCTCCCCGAATCACCGTCTTCTGTCAGACCATCGTCGATGAGATTCTTGAGTATCTCCTTGCCCTGTTCCTCGGTCTGGCTAGAGGTTGCCGGGGGTAAAGGCCCATTAGCCGGAGCCGGAGGAAAAAGTATACTGGCTGGATCCCTCCCTTGAGCcatggaggaggattgtGCAAAGGGGTTGCCGAATGGATCATTCTCTGCTGGCCCTGCATTGATGGCAGGGGACTCGAAAGGTGAGGCAAAGGCGCTGCTCGCATACACATTTCGCTGCTGAGCCAGAGCCTCTGCCTTCTGGACGAGCTCTTGTTCCCTCGCGGCGATGACAGAGGGCGGATCTGGAAAGGGTCGTGCGCTGGCCTCCCTTTCAAGCTGCTCCACATAGGGCGATATGGTGGTTCGTTTaggtgaggaggaaggtagAGCGGGCGATGAGAAAGCTGTGGGCAAGGTGGTGGTATCGGCTGAGAATGGGTTTGCCCAGGGATCTGCGTCTTGGGAGGGGGATGTGGAAGGCACATCCCACGTTGGGCGCGAGGGAAGGGTtgtggaggatatgagGCTTGCGAAAGTTTGCTCCTCGTCCATGGCGAGGTGCGGTGTATGGGAAGGGAAACGCGGATTGGAAGAGAataagagaaagagatagaATTGACGCAGCAAGAGACGGCGAGTGACGACGCGACACGACAATAATGCCTCCCTCCGGCCCCGGGCCCGGCTTGCCAGTATATCCAATATACAGCACACGACAAAGATAACAGCAAACAGTACTGCATAGCTACTATATATATTACATACAGCCTCAAGCATCCCCCATTTAGAGAACTTGATAGTGCTAAAAAAACAAGTCGGACGGCATACCATGCAGGAGAACGAGTTACTTACGGATTCGTCCAGCGTCGAATAAACATATCCGTTATCCGTCAACCAGTCAAGCGCCACGCTGCAAGTTGAAAT
Coding sequences within:
- a CDS encoding protein transporter, translating into MDEEQTFASLISSTTLPSRPTWDVPSTSPSQDADPWANPFSADTTTLPTAFSSPALPSSSPKRTTISPYVEQLEREASARPFPDPPSVIAAREQELVQKAEALAQQRNVYASSAFASPFESPAINAGPAENDPFGNPFAQSSSMAQGRDPASILFPPAPANGPLPPATSSQTEEQGKEILKNLIDDGLTEDGDSGRSLKRAFKKSAQVPREKREVGSERSKAYVFSPKKKDSEEETKQKSLKDDMQADKVAKGVEELLLSGKNALEEDRKKEDLDQHQPQETSIDAPSPATPKANIRTPRSPTSVPLPISVVTTPIATRQSTPVPPTENLPIHAKEQTKAGKEKDEASSVTLSTPLSNRVSVSPLDAPSVEESYKDLSVGDPSPKQTHSSKSTWNTPQPEESQTPVSTTATRFGGRGWGSLDEDDNDGLFGKRTLGLTSGSVTGAMASWGEEEESGWGEPGLASLDGSTTLPSDDRSDEPTPSQPKLEPEPPYASSASSDSTTAPSLPTKRPALPYFEISVSDPTRVGDPVRGYTVYTIRTRTSSPHYRQSTFSCLRRFSDFLWLFEQLSHNNPGVIVPPMPDKHSWGRFEDQFVETRRLALERCLKKITSNPILQLDPDLRLFLESDNFAYESKERKHQIAVQTSSTEKGGLLAGWTGAKFIEQDEWFNSRRAFLEALESQLKSLGKAIEISSKHRVELAVSLADYAESLTALAESDLGASLSAALSQMSSLVARERDYAEWHAKSEVGELLNLADEYIRFIGSVRSAFAARVDSWKVWQEKDKEVARMKAAREKARVSGKLGDRVQSSLKEIMEAERRVREASLEFDRLTKLVKTEFVRFERERVLEFKETLERYLDGLIEKEKEMIKGWEGLHSVVARVMEKSQGGQSVGQQV